One Aliiroseovarius sediminilitoris DNA window includes the following coding sequences:
- the gyrA gene encoding DNA gyrase subunit A — MTDTPEPPEQTGELPPERPQYDGPQITIEEEMKTSYLDYAMSVIVSRAIPDLRDGLKPVHRRILYAMYETGNSHDKPYRKSARPVGDTMGKYHPHGDSAIYDALVRMAQPFSMSLPLLDGQGNFGSMDGDNAAAMRYTEVRMDKPAASLLADIEKDTVNFQDNYDGKDLEPTVLPARFPNMLVNGAGGIAVGMATNIPPHNLGEVVDATLALIEDPDLTSEGLMDYVPGPDFPTGAIMLGRSGARKAYLEGRGSVIMRAKTRIEEIRKDRYAIVLDEIPYQVNKATMIEKIAELVRDKRIEGISAVQDESDRIGVRVVVELKRDATPEVVLNQLFRYTPMQTSFGCNMLALNGGRPEQLTLRDFLKYFISFREEVVTRRTAFELRKARERSHVLCGLAVAVTNVDEVVATIRASHDPADARAKLMERRWPARDIAEYIQLIDDPTHKMNEDGTYNLSETQARAILELRLQRLTAMGVKEVTDELQDLAAKIRDYLDILRSRERIMAIISDELTEVKEAYAVPRRTEIVDWSGDMDDEDLIEREDMVVTITASGWAKRTPLADFRAQKRGGKGLSGMQTKDEDAITTLFVANTHTQLLFFTDDGMAYKLKTWRLPQGGRTAKGKPLVNILPIPTGVSIAAILPVDRDEKDWDDLQIVFATSKGSVRRNRLSDFTNVMRNGKIAMKFEGEDEGTRLINARICDENDDVMLVTSGGRAIRFPVTDVRVFNSRSSTGVRGIKLVNEGDEVVSASVIRHFEATPDERAGFIKRFRSELGNDSSDEDTSEDNAGDLSEDRYRQMLAANDLLVTINKRGIGNLTTSHDYRVSGRGGQGVAAMKGGEIVACFPIEMDDQIMLATSKGQSIRCPVNGISFRSRSAGGVKVFNTGKGEEVVSVARIIEQSEDEDATDGES, encoded by the coding sequence GTGACAGACACCCCAGAACCCCCTGAGCAGACAGGCGAATTGCCGCCTGAACGACCCCAATACGACGGCCCCCAGATCACAATCGAAGAGGAGATGAAGACCTCCTATCTCGATTATGCGATGAGCGTGATCGTCAGCAGGGCGATCCCTGATCTGCGCGACGGGCTGAAACCCGTGCACCGGCGTATTCTTTACGCCATGTACGAGACGGGCAACTCGCACGACAAACCCTATCGTAAATCGGCCCGCCCGGTGGGCGACACAATGGGGAAATACCACCCGCATGGTGACAGCGCGATTTATGACGCTTTGGTGCGCATGGCGCAGCCGTTTTCCATGTCGCTTCCTCTGCTGGATGGGCAGGGGAACTTCGGTTCGATGGACGGTGATAACGCCGCGGCCATGCGATACACAGAAGTGCGGATGGACAAACCCGCCGCCTCGCTGTTGGCCGATATTGAAAAAGACACGGTTAATTTTCAGGACAACTACGACGGCAAAGATCTTGAACCGACCGTCTTGCCAGCGCGTTTCCCGAACATGCTGGTCAATGGCGCCGGCGGCATCGCCGTTGGCATGGCAACAAACATTCCGCCTCACAATCTGGGCGAGGTTGTGGATGCGACGCTGGCCCTGATAGAAGACCCGGACCTGACGTCGGAAGGCTTGATGGACTATGTCCCCGGCCCCGATTTTCCGACAGGGGCTATCATGCTGGGCCGGTCCGGTGCGCGAAAAGCGTATCTGGAAGGGCGCGGCAGCGTCATCATGCGCGCCAAGACCCGGATCGAGGAAATCCGCAAGGACCGTTATGCCATCGTGCTGGATGAAATCCCCTATCAGGTGAACAAGGCCACGATGATCGAAAAGATCGCCGAACTTGTGCGTGACAAGCGGATCGAAGGCATTTCGGCTGTCCAAGACGAAAGCGACCGGATCGGTGTGCGCGTGGTGGTCGAGTTGAAACGCGACGCGACCCCCGAGGTCGTGTTGAACCAACTGTTCCGTTATACCCCCATGCAAACCTCGTTCGGTTGCAATATGCTGGCCCTGAACGGGGGCCGTCCCGAGCAACTGACGCTTCGCGATTTTTTGAAATATTTCATTAGCTTCCGAGAGGAAGTTGTCACGCGCAGGACGGCATTTGAACTGCGCAAAGCGCGGGAGCGCAGCCATGTTTTGTGTGGTCTGGCCGTGGCCGTCACCAATGTTGACGAAGTGGTCGCCACCATCCGTGCCTCGCATGACCCGGCGGACGCCCGTGCCAAATTGATGGAACGTCGCTGGCCTGCGCGTGACATCGCGGAATATATTCAGCTGATCGACGATCCGACCCACAAGATGAACGAGGATGGGACCTATAACCTGTCCGAAACGCAGGCCCGTGCAATTCTTGAGTTGCGCTTGCAACGCCTGACCGCCATGGGCGTGAAAGAGGTCACGGACGAACTTCAAGACCTTGCTGCAAAGATAAGAGATTACTTGGATATTCTTCGGTCTCGTGAACGTATCATGGCGATCATCTCGGACGAGCTTACCGAGGTGAAAGAGGCTTACGCCGTGCCGCGCCGCACCGAGATTGTCGACTGGTCCGGCGACATGGACGACGAAGACCTGATCGAGCGCGAAGACATGGTTGTGACCATTACCGCAAGCGGATGGGCCAAGCGCACGCCGCTGGCCGACTTCCGTGCGCAGAAACGCGGCGGCAAAGGCTTGTCGGGGATGCAGACCAAGGACGAAGATGCGATTACCACGCTCTTTGTCGCCAACACCCATACACAGCTTCTGTTCTTCACCGATGACGGGATGGCCTATAAGCTCAAGACCTGGCGCCTGCCCCAAGGCGGACGGACCGCGAAGGGCAAGCCTCTCGTCAATATTCTGCCGATCCCGACCGGGGTCTCAATCGCCGCGATCCTGCCGGTCGACCGTGATGAAAAAGACTGGGACGACCTGCAAATCGTTTTTGCGACCTCCAAGGGCTCGGTGCGCCGCAACCGCCTCTCGGATTTCACCAACGTCATGCGCAACGGCAAGATTGCGATGAAGTTCGAAGGCGAAGACGAAGGCACCCGCCTGATCAACGCCCGCATTTGCGACGAGAATGACGACGTGATGCTGGTCACTTCCGGTGGGCGGGCGATCCGGTTTCCTGTCACTGACGTGCGGGTGTTCAATTCGCGCTCCTCAACCGGTGTGCGCGGGATCAAGCTGGTAAACGAAGGGGATGAGGTCGTATCAGCCTCGGTTATTCGCCACTTCGAAGCCACGCCGGACGAACGCGCAGGCTTCATCAAGCGGTTCCGGTCTGAACTTGGCAATGACAGTTCGGACGAAGATACGAGTGAAGACAACGCAGGCGATCTGTCCGAAGACCGCTATCGGCAAATGCTGGCGGCCAATGATTTGCTTGTGACAATCAACAAACGCGGCATTGGCAACCTGACCACCAGTCATGATTACCGCGTCAGCGGCCGTGGAGGCCAAGGTGTGGCGGCGATGAAGGGCGGTGAAATCGTCGCCTGCTTCCCGATCGAGATGGACGACCAGATCATGTTGGCCACATCTAAAGGGCAATCCATCCGCTGTCCGGTCAACGGCATCAGCTTCCGCTCGCGCAGCGCAGGCGGCGTCAAGGTGTTCAACACCGGTAAAGGGGAAGAGGTCGTCTCGGTCGCGCGGATCATCGAACAATCCGAGGATGAAGACGCCACAGACGGTGAAAGCTAA
- a CDS encoding iron-sulfur cluster assembly scaffold protein → MSDNDLIKLYSKQILALAAAIPHLGSLEAAQGEAKARSPLCGSTVTVGVNLEDGKVVEFAQNVKACALGQASAAILGKAVIGLDRDTLQHGRDALHAMLTQNGPIPAAPFDGYEVLQPARDFKNRHASILLPFEATLGAIDAT, encoded by the coding sequence ATGAGCGACAACGACCTGATCAAGCTCTATTCAAAACAAATCCTCGCCCTGGCCGCGGCAATCCCCCATCTCGGTAGTCTTGAAGCGGCTCAGGGTGAAGCCAAGGCGCGGTCCCCCCTCTGTGGGTCGACCGTAACCGTTGGCGTGAACCTTGAAGATGGCAAGGTCGTTGAGTTTGCGCAAAACGTGAAAGCCTGCGCACTGGGTCAAGCCTCGGCCGCCATTCTCGGCAAGGCTGTGATCGGATTGGACCGCGACACGTTGCAACACGGTCGCGACGCACTGCATGCAATGCTGACCCAAAACGGTCCGATCCCTGCCGCACCGTTTGATGGCTATGAGGTTCTGCAACCCGCCCGTGATTTCAAAAACCGCCACGCCTCGATCCTGCTGCCTTTCGAAGCCACGCTCGGCGCGATTGACGCCACATAA
- the gluQRS gene encoding tRNA glutamyl-Q(34) synthetase GluQRS, translated as MTDFITRFAPSPTGPLHLGHAYSAMLCHDMARTAQGRFLLRMEDTDLQRSKPEWDALIREDLTWLGLHWDAPVLRQSEQISSYDLYLDQLAEHDLLYPCSCSRADIRAALSAPQEGHPHEVYPGTCKARPISDRNQGDALRLHLDRALVMLADDLPSFQETGGTHKGTHQIDPDQAQEQIGDVVLTRKGERMIAYFLASAIDDATQGITHVIRGEDLFDFTAIQVILLTLLNLSVPTYHHHRLIRDENGKRLAKRDDARAISTYRNDGRTPSDIRRMVGL; from the coding sequence ATGACTGATTTCATCACCCGTTTCGCCCCCAGCCCCACCGGCCCGCTGCATCTGGGCCATGCCTATTCCGCTATGCTGTGCCACGACATGGCGCGGACCGCTCAAGGCCGGTTTCTCTTGCGGATGGAGGACACGGATCTCCAGCGCAGCAAACCCGAATGGGACGCCCTGATCCGTGAAGACCTGACCTGGCTGGGCCTTCACTGGGACGCGCCCGTGCTGCGCCAATCCGAACAGATCTCCTCCTATGACTTGTACCTCGACCAACTGGCAGAGCACGACCTTCTCTACCCCTGCTCGTGCAGTCGCGCCGACATCCGGGCCGCCTTGTCCGCTCCGCAAGAAGGTCACCCGCACGAGGTCTATCCGGGCACTTGCAAAGCCCGCCCGATATCCGACCGCAACCAGGGTGACGCGCTGCGCCTGCACCTTGATCGCGCGCTTGTCATGCTGGCCGATGACCTACCATCCTTTCAGGAAACCGGAGGCACCCATAAGGGCACGCACCAGATCGACCCCGATCAGGCCCAGGAACAGATCGGCGATGTGGTCCTGACACGCAAAGGCGAACGCATGATCGCCTATTTCCTTGCTTCGGCCATCGACGACGCCACACAAGGCATCACCCATGTCATCCGCGGCGAAGACCTGTTCGACTTCACCGCCATACAGGTGATCCTGCTCACCCTCCTGAATCTGTCCGTGCCGACCTATCACCACCATCGGCTGATCAGGGACGAAAACGGCAAACGCCTGGCCAAACGGGATGACGCCCGGGCCATTTCAACCTATCGGAACGACGGACGAACCCCGTCCGACATCCGGCGCATGGTTGGTCTCTGA
- the hisI gene encoding phosphoribosyl-AMP cyclohydrolase, translating into MNFDTGSLTYDDKGLIPAIAQDVETGDVLMMAWMNAEAIRRTLETGRVTYWSRSRQAFWVKGETSGHVQEMVDFRVDCDRDCLLLTVRQSGPACHTHRRSCFYTAVRGGDEVEILAPMA; encoded by the coding sequence ATGAATTTCGATACAGGCAGTTTGACATACGACGACAAGGGGCTGATTCCTGCCATCGCGCAGGATGTCGAAACGGGCGACGTCTTGATGATGGCCTGGATGAATGCCGAAGCCATAAGACGGACCTTGGAAACCGGGCGTGTCACGTATTGGTCACGTTCGCGACAGGCGTTTTGGGTGAAGGGCGAGACGTCTGGCCATGTGCAGGAGATGGTCGATTTTAGGGTCGATTGCGACCGCGATTGTCTGTTGCTGACCGTCCGGCAATCCGGCCCGGCGTGCCATACCCACCGGCGCAGTTGTTTTTATACCGCTGTGCGGGGTGGGGATGAAGTCGAGATCTTGGCGCCGATGGCGTGA
- the recG gene encoding ATP-dependent DNA helicase RecG, translating into MATRPEILFPLFAELETLGGIGEKTAKALETLGIERPRDLLFWLPHAGVDRMFRASITEVQPGDMATVEIDVVQHRPGRTKTAPYRVEVRDALTAFELVFFHANGVWLGKQLPEGEKRVISGKVESFDGKLQIVHPDYIVSPKDAASIPDFEPVYRLTAGVTGRVIAKGVGEVLTRLPVLKEWIDPELKTRERWPDWHMALRAAHAPEGADDLSPQSPARRRLAYDEFFAHQLTLALARAKVRRSKGRVSVGTGDLQAKVLAALPYVPTSAQTRAVEEISADLASGLRMNRLLQGDVGSGKTLVALLSLLVAVEAGGQGVMMAPTEILARQHLEGLRPLADAAGVVVEILTGRDKGGERRAKLEALAKGDIHILVGTHAVFQKDVEFHDLRLAIVDEQHRFGVSQRMELGAKGQAADVLVMTATPIPRSLALAQYGDMDVSVLDEKPPGRKPIKTVLVSSGRIDEVVERLRRVMTDGAQAYWVCPLVEESEVMDLTAAEERFKHLRAALGEDAVGMVHGQMPPAEKDAAMADFVAGKTKLLVATTVIEVGVDVPNASIMVIERAEHFGLAQLHQLRGRVGRGQAASTCLLMYQPPLTEGGEKRLAVMRDTEDGFVISEADLEMRGAGDVLGTAQSGLPRFWVGDLEHQAGLMAVAQKDARLLLQQDPDLTTPRGHAARVLLWLMRQDEAIRLISVG; encoded by the coding sequence ATGGCAACCCGGCCCGAAATCCTGTTCCCGCTGTTCGCCGAACTTGAAACCCTTGGCGGGATTGGAGAAAAGACCGCCAAAGCATTGGAAACATTGGGCATTGAACGTCCGCGCGATCTTCTGTTCTGGCTGCCGCACGCAGGTGTTGACCGCATGTTCCGCGCCTCGATCACCGAGGTGCAGCCGGGTGACATGGCGACGGTCGAAATCGACGTGGTGCAGCATAGACCGGGGCGGACAAAAACCGCGCCTTACAGGGTCGAGGTGCGCGACGCACTGACCGCGTTCGAGCTGGTGTTTTTCCACGCCAATGGCGTATGGCTGGGTAAACAATTGCCCGAAGGCGAAAAGCGCGTGATTTCCGGCAAGGTCGAAAGTTTCGATGGCAAGCTGCAAATCGTCCATCCAGATTACATCGTGTCGCCGAAAGACGCCGCCAGCATTCCCGATTTCGAACCGGTCTATCGCCTGACAGCCGGCGTTACCGGACGGGTGATCGCCAAAGGGGTGGGCGAGGTTTTGACGCGACTGCCGGTTCTGAAGGAATGGATCGATCCTGAACTGAAAACGCGTGAGCGCTGGCCTGATTGGCACATGGCGCTCAGGGCGGCCCATGCGCCCGAGGGCGCAGACGATCTGTCACCGCAATCGCCCGCGCGCAGGCGGCTGGCCTATGACGAGTTTTTCGCCCACCAACTGACATTGGCCCTGGCCCGCGCCAAGGTGCGGCGCAGCAAAGGGCGGGTCAGCGTTGGCACAGGCGATTTGCAGGCCAAGGTGCTGGCCGCCTTGCCCTATGTGCCGACCAGCGCCCAGACCCGCGCGGTGGAAGAGATCAGCGCCGATCTGGCCTCGGGCCTGCGGATGAACCGGTTGTTGCAGGGCGATGTGGGCTCGGGCAAGACGCTGGTCGCGCTGTTGTCACTGCTGGTCGCGGTCGAGGCGGGCGGGCAGGGCGTTATGATGGCCCCCACCGAGATTCTGGCTCGACAGCATTTGGAAGGGTTGCGGCCTCTGGCAGACGCCGCAGGTGTCGTGGTCGAGATTCTGACCGGGCGCGACAAGGGGGGCGAGCGGCGTGCCAAGCTTGAGGCTTTGGCCAAGGGTGATATTCACATTCTGGTCGGCACCCACGCGGTGTTCCAGAAAGACGTGGAATTTCATGACCTTCGCCTGGCCATCGTGGATGAACAGCACCGGTTCGGCGTCTCGCAACGGATGGAACTGGGGGCCAAGGGGCAGGCCGCTGACGTGCTGGTGATGACCGCCACGCCGATCCCGCGCAGCCTCGCGCTGGCGCAATATGGGGACATGGATGTCTCGGTTCTGGACGAGAAGCCACCGGGGCGCAAACCGATCAAGACGGTTCTGGTGTCATCTGGCCGGATCGACGAGGTGGTCGAGCGACTGCGCCGGGTGATGACGGACGGGGCGCAGGCTTATTGGGTCTGCCCGTTGGTCGAGGAAAGCGAGGTGATGGATCTGACCGCTGCCGAAGAACGGTTCAAACATTTGCGCGCCGCCCTGGGCGAAGACGCTGTCGGCATGGTGCATGGTCAGATGCCTCCTGCTGAAAAAGACGCTGCCATGGCGGATTTCGTCGCGGGCAAGACCAAACTTCTGGTCGCGACCACGGTGATCGAGGTGGGGGTGGATGTGCCCAATGCGTCGATCATGGTGATCGAACGGGCCGAACATTTCGGGCTGGCACAACTGCACCAATTGCGCGGGCGCGTGGGGCGAGGGCAGGCGGCCTCGACCTGCTTGTTGATGTATCAGCCGCCCCTGACGGAAGGGGGCGAGAAACGACTCGCGGTGATGCGTGACACCGAAGACGGGTTCGTGATTTCCGAGGCCGATCTGGAAATGCGTGGTGCGGGGGACGTGCTTGGCACGGCGCAATCTGGTCTGCCACGGTTCTGGGTGGGCGATCTGGAACATCAGGCCGGGCTGATGGCTGTTGCGCAGAAAGACGCGCGCCTGCTGTTGCAACAGGACCCGGACCTGACCACGCCGAGGGGGCATGCGGCGCGCGTGCTTTTGTGGCTGATGCGGCAGGACGAAGCGATCCGTTTGATTTCAGTGGGTTAA
- the ctaA gene encoding heme A synthase — MSKPRSIFEEVSDDTTTSRAAPEAGVIERGSGGGAARGAVRLWLMLLFALVAAMVVVGGLTRLTDSGLSITEWAPFTGAMPPMNDADWAAEFGKYQQIPEFKLQNSGMDLVDFKSIYWWEWGHRQLGRFIGLVWAVGFFGFLAARKIPNGWTGRLLLLGALGGLQGAIGWWMVSSGLSGDRVDVASYRLAIHLGLAFVILGLIAWYVLMLGRKEASLMAARRGRETKLFGMGTGLMHLALLQIVLGALVAGIDAGRSFVDWPWMAGQFFPPDALGLSPVWRNFFENAGLVQFMHRITGYLLAIFAIVVWRASRRSGNQMVRSGFTLATLMVLGQVVLGITTVLQASPLHVAITHQVGAILTWVLILNARFMAGYPAEQSIRK; from the coding sequence ATGTCCAAACCCCGCAGTATTTTTGAAGAAGTCAGCGACGACACCACGACGTCGCGCGCCGCGCCGGAGGCGGGTGTGATCGAGCGGGGATCAGGCGGAGGAGCGGCGCGCGGGGCGGTGCGACTTTGGCTGATGCTACTGTTCGCATTGGTTGCGGCCATGGTGGTCGTCGGTGGGTTGACGCGGCTGACGGATTCGGGTCTTTCGATCACCGAATGGGCACCCTTTACCGGGGCAATGCCACCTATGAACGATGCCGACTGGGCGGCAGAGTTTGGGAAATATCAGCAAATCCCTGAATTCAAGCTGCAAAACAGCGGCATGGATCTGGTCGATTTCAAATCCATCTATTGGTGGGAATGGGGCCATCGCCAGTTGGGCCGTTTCATCGGTCTGGTCTGGGCAGTTGGCTTTTTCGGTTTTCTGGCAGCGCGCAAGATCCCCAATGGCTGGACCGGTCGTCTGCTGCTTCTGGGCGCGCTTGGCGGTTTGCAGGGTGCCATCGGCTGGTGGATGGTGTCCTCGGGCCTGTCAGGCGACCGGGTCGATGTGGCGTCCTACCGTTTGGCCATCCATCTTGGTCTGGCCTTCGTCATACTGGGGCTGATCGCATGGTATGTGCTTATGCTGGGCCGGAAAGAGGCAAGCCTGATGGCGGCACGTCGTGGACGCGAGACAAAATTGTTCGGCATGGGCACCGGCCTTATGCATCTGGCACTGTTGCAAATCGTTCTGGGCGCGCTGGTCGCCGGGATCGACGCAGGCCGCAGCTTTGTCGACTGGCCGTGGATGGCGGGACAATTTTTCCCACCGGACGCGCTTGGCCTGAGTCCGGTCTGGCGCAACTTTTTTGAAAATGCAGGTCTTGTGCAATTCATGCACCGGATCACGGGTTACTTGCTGGCGATCTTTGCCATCGTGGTCTGGCGCGCCTCGCGCCGGTCGGGCAACCAGATGGTGCGGTCGGGCTTCACCCTCGCCACGCTGATGGTGTTGGGGCAGGTGGTGCTGGGTATCACCACGGTATTGCAAGCCTCTCCGCTGCATGTGGCGATCACGCATCAGGTTGGTGCAATCCTGACCTGGGTTTTGATCCTGAACGCCCGTTTTATGGCGGGCTACCCCGCCGAGCAATCCATTCGCAAGTGA
- a CDS encoding carboxypeptidase M32: MTAFDDLMAFQRDTQALAEIAGRLGWDQETVMPEGAAPQRAEEMAAIENVLHARRIDPRISEWLEAVEASKLTPADAAQIREIRRAQTRALKVPVDLSMAIARATSAAQRKWADARAKDDFTAFCPVLEEIVALRREEAAALANGGDLYDALLDDYEPGASGQDIQTMFDAMRSRLVKLRDAALGSAHQPEKVIGTYPAKKQMKLSAKLARTFGYDLTHGRIDKAVHPFSSGSGLDVRITTRTSDTDPFNCFYSTIHEVGHACYEQNVDRAYLLTPIGRGASMGVHESQSRIYENQLGRSRAFSAWLFDRMQRRFGHAPASDADAFYGTVNRLEKGYIRTESDEVQYNLHVMLRFDLERRLIAGQLDVADLEEAWNARFVTDFGYEVDRAANGVLQDVHWAVGLFGYFPTYSLGNVYAGCLHEALQHDRPDLDVQLAQGNATYATDWLRDKVQRHGALCAPQAVIEGATGKPVSVEPLLAYLEAKFGEIYRL; encoded by the coding sequence ATGACTGCCTTTGATGATTTGATGGCGTTTCAGCGCGACACGCAGGCGCTGGCCGAAATCGCCGGTCGCCTTGGCTGGGATCAGGAAACCGTTATGCCCGAAGGGGCCGCACCGCAGAGGGCCGAGGAAATGGCCGCGATCGAGAACGTGCTGCATGCGCGCCGCATTGACCCGCGGATTTCCGAGTGGCTTGAAGCCGTAGAGGCCAGTAAACTGACCCCGGCCGATGCCGCACAAATTCGTGAAATCAGACGCGCGCAGACCCGCGCGCTGAAGGTGCCGGTGGATTTGTCGATGGCGATCGCGCGGGCCACATCCGCCGCCCAACGCAAATGGGCGGATGCGCGGGCCAAGGATGATTTCACCGCTTTTTGCCCTGTGTTGGAAGAAATCGTCGCACTGCGGAGGGAAGAGGCCGCCGCCCTTGCCAATGGCGGCGATCTTTACGACGCGCTGCTGGATGATTACGAACCCGGTGCGTCAGGTCAGGACATTCAAACGATGTTTGACGCCATGCGTTCCAGATTGGTCAAGCTGCGGGATGCGGCACTTGGATCGGCCCACCAGCCCGAGAAGGTGATCGGAACCTATCCGGCCAAGAAACAGATGAAGCTGTCCGCCAAGCTGGCGCGCACCTTTGGCTATGACCTGACCCATGGGCGGATCGACAAGGCGGTGCATCCTTTCAGTTCCGGCTCTGGCCTTGATGTGCGCATCACGACCCGCACCAGCGATACCGATCCGTTCAACTGTTTCTATTCCACCATCCACGAAGTCGGCCACGCCTGTTACGAACAGAATGTCGACCGCGCCTATTTGCTGACGCCGATCGGGCGCGGTGCCTCGATGGGGGTGCATGAAAGCCAGTCGCGGATATACGAAAACCAGCTTGGCCGCTCGCGCGCCTTTTCGGCCTGGCTTTTCGATCGAATGCAACGCCGCTTTGGCCATGCGCCAGCCAGCGATGCGGATGCCTTTTATGGCACCGTGAACCGGCTGGAAAAGGGCTATATCCGCACGGAATCGGACGAGGTGCAATATAACCTGCATGTCATGCTGCGCTTCGATCTGGAGCGTCGTCTGATCGCGGGCCAGTTGGATGTGGCGGACCTGGAAGAGGCGTGGAACGCGCGGTTCGTGACCGATTTCGGATACGAGGTTGATCGCGCCGCGAACGGTGTGTTGCAGGATGTGCATTGGGCGGTGGGGCTGTTTGGCTATTTCCCGACCTATAGCCTTGGCAATGTCTATGCGGGCTGTTTGCACGAGGCGTTGCAGCACGACCGACCCGATCTGGATGTGCAACTGGCACAGGGCAACGCGACCTATGCGACCGACTGGTTGCGCGACAAGGTGCAACGGCACGGCGCGCTTTGCGCGCCGCAAGCGGTGATCGAAGGGGCCACCGGCAAGCCAGTCTCGGTCGAGCCGTTGCTGGCCTACCTTGAGGCTAAGTTTGGCGAGATCTATAGGCTTTGA
- the trmFO gene encoding methylenetetrahydrofolate--tRNA-(uracil(54)-C(5))-methyltransferase (FADH(2)-oxidizing) TrmFO — MTDKTLHIVGGGMAGSEAAWQAAHMGVDVILHEMRPKVETFAHQTGNFAEMVCSNSFRSDDDEQNAVGLLHWEMRRADGLIMSSADQNRLPAGGALAVDRDAFAQYVTEKLRALPNIRVEYGEVGTLPSDGHWIFATGPLTSPALGDAIARETGTDRLAFFDAIAPIVYADSIDMDVVWAQSRYDKGDTVEEQKAYLNCPMTKDQYEAFIDALLAADKTEFHDGETATYFDGCLPIEVMAERGRETLRFGPMKPVGLTNAHKPDDKPYAVVQLRRDNALGTLYNIVGFQTKMKYGAQAQVFKMIPGLENASFARLGGIHRNTFMNSPTLLDCQMRLKSRPNLRFAGQVTGVEGYVESAAMGLLAGRLAAAEILGQSLPDVPQDTAMGALIHHITGGADAKTFQPMNVNFGLFRPVDGLKGGRRGRKDRYKAYTDRAKDAWATWLEHFA; from the coding sequence ATGACTGACAAGACTTTACACATCGTGGGCGGCGGCATGGCCGGGTCCGAAGCCGCATGGCAAGCCGCACATATGGGTGTGGACGTGATCCTGCACGAGATGCGACCAAAGGTCGAAACCTTCGCCCACCAGACCGGGAATTTCGCCGAAATGGTGTGCTCCAACTCGTTTCGGTCTGATGATGATGAGCAGAATGCAGTGGGACTTTTGCATTGGGAAATGCGCCGGGCGGATGGGCTGATCATGTCCAGCGCCGACCAGAACCGCCTGCCCGCGGGTGGTGCCCTTGCTGTGGATCGCGACGCCTTTGCGCAATATGTGACGGAAAAGCTGCGCGCACTGCCAAACATCCGCGTTGAATATGGCGAGGTCGGCACGTTGCCCTCAGACGGGCACTGGATCTTCGCCACCGGTCCACTGACATCCCCCGCGCTCGGCGACGCCATTGCGCGCGAAACCGGCACGGACCGGCTGGCCTTTTTCGATGCCATCGCCCCCATTGTCTATGCCGACAGCATCGACATGGACGTGGTCTGGGCGCAGTCACGCTATGACAAGGGCGACACGGTCGAGGAGCAGAAGGCTTACCTCAACTGCCCGATGACCAAGGACCAATACGAAGCCTTCATCGACGCGCTTCTGGCCGCCGACAAGACCGAGTTTCACGACGGCGAAACCGCCACATATTTCGACGGCTGCCTGCCGATCGAGGTGATGGCCGAACGTGGTCGCGAAACTTTACGGTTCGGGCCAATGAAACCCGTGGGGCTGACCAATGCCCATAAGCCTGACGACAAACCTTATGCGGTGGTTCAACTTCGTCGGGATAACGCGCTGGGAACGCTGTATAATATTGTCGGCTTCCAAACCAAGATGAAATACGGCGCCCAGGCCCAGGTGTTCAAGATGATCCCCGGTCTGGAGAATGCGTCTTTCGCACGGCTGGGCGGCATCCACCGCAACACGTTCATGAACTCACCCACGCTGCTCGACTGCCAGATGCGCCTGAAGTCCCGCCCGAACCTCAGGTTTGCGGGGCAAGTGACGGGGGTTGAAGGCTATGTGGAAAGCGCCGCCATGGGTTTGCTGGCCGGGCGCTTGGCCGCCGCCGAAATCCTCGGGCAGAGCCTGCCCGACGTGCCGCAAGATACTGCCATGGGCGCGCTGATTCACCACATCACTGGCGGGGCGGACGCCAAGACCTTCCAACCCATGAACGTCAACTTCGGCCTGTTCCGCCCGGTTGACGGGCTGAAAGGCGGGCGTCGTGGGCGCAAGGACCGTTACAAGGCCTATACCGACCGTGCCAAAGACGCGTGGGCCACTTGGCTTGAACATTTCGCCTGA